CGAAGCCGGCGATACGCTGGTCGGTAAGGTGACACCTAAGGGTGAAACCCAGCTGACGCCAGAAGAAAAGCTGCTGCGCGCGATCTTCGGTGAAAAGGCTTCTGACGTTAAAGATACGTCGCTGCGCGTGCCTTCTGGCATGGTCGGTACAGTGATCGATGTACAAGTGTTCACTCGCGAAGGCATCCAGCGCGACAAACGTGCACAACAGATTATCGACGACGAACTGCAACGCTATCGCCTGGACCTGAACGACCAGTTGCGGATTGTTGAAGGCGATGCTTTCGAACGTCTGGAACGCATGTTGATCGGCAAGGTTGTCAACGGCGGTCCGAAGAAACTGGCCAAGGGCGCCAAGCTGACCAAGGAATACCTGGCAGACCTGGACAAATACCACTGGTTCGATATCCGCCCGGCGGATGACGATGCAGCGGTAGCGCTGGAAGCGATCAAGGAATCGATCGCCGAGAAGCGTCATCAGTTCGACCTGGCGTTTGAGGAAAAGCGCAAGAAGCTGACCCAGGGCGATGAGCTGCAGCCTGGCGTACAAAAGATGGTCAAGGTTTACCTGGCTGTTAAACGCCGTCTGCAACCAGGCGACAAGATGGCCGGCCGTCACGGTAACAAGGGTGTGGTTTCGCGCATCCTGCCGATCGAAGACATGCCGCACATGGCCGACGGTACACCAGCAGACATCGTGCTGAACCCGCTGGGCGTGCCATCGCGTATGAACATCGGTCAGGTTCTGGAAGTGCATCTGGGCTGGGCTGCCAAGGGTCTGGGTCTGCGTATCGGCGAAATGCTGAAGGCGCAAACCAAGATTGCTGAACTGCGCAAGTTCCTCAACACGATCTACAACGAATCGGGCAAGACAGAAGATCTGGACAGCCTGAGCGACGAGGAAATCCTGCATCTGGCGGACAATCTGAAGCTGGGTGTGCCGTTCGCAACGCCGGTGTTTGACGGTGCGCACGAAGATGAAATCCGCCGCATGCTGGATCTGGCTTATCCGGACGCCATCGCCAAGCAGCTGGGCATGACGCCTTCGAAGAACCAGGTAACGATGTATGACGGCCGTACCGGTGAAGCTTTCGAGCGCAACGTCACTGTCGGCTACATGCATTACCTGAAACTGCATCATCTGGTCGACGACAAGATGCATGCACGTTCTACCGGTCCTTACTCGCTGGTTACACAGCAGCCACTGGGCGGTAAAGCACAGTTCGGCGGCCAGCGTTTCGGTGAGATGGAAGTTTGGGCATTGGAAGCTTACGGTGCGTCGTACGTGCTGCAGGAAATGCTGACAGTGAAGTCGGATGACGTGAACGGTCGTACCAAGGTGTATGAAAACCTGGTCAAGGGTGACCATGTGATCGATGCAGGCATGCCGGAATCCTTCAACGTTCTGTTGAAAGAAATCCGCTCGCTGGGTATCGATATGGATCTCGACCGCGAGTAATCCGTCGTACTGGTGCAGTACAGAGCAGTAGGGTGGGCAGCGTTGCCCGCCCTACGCAGCAATAGTAAAGAATCTTAGTTTCTTCACGCCAACTGGAGTGATACATGAAAGCACTGCTCGATTTATTCAAGCAAGTTCAGCAAAATGAACAGTTCGACTCGATCAAGATTGGTCTAGCGTCGCCCGAAAAAATCCGTTCATGGTCTTATGGCGAAGTAAAAAAGCCTGAAACCATCAACTACCGTACCTTCAAGCCAGAGCGCGACGGTCTGTTCTGCGCCAAGATTTTTGGCCCGATCAAAGACTACGAATGCCTGTGCGGCAAGTACAAGCGTCTGAAGCATCGCGGTGTGATCTGCGAAAAGTGCGGCGTTGAAGTCACGCTGGCCAAGGTGCGCCGTGAGCGCATGGGCCACATTGAACTGGCATCGCCGACTGCGCACATCTGGTTCCTGAAATCGCTGCCGTCGCGTCTGGGCATGGTCCTCGACATGACCCTGCGGGATATCGAACGCGTATTGTATTTTGAAGCCTACGTCATCACCGATCCAGGCATGACGCCGCTGAAGCGTTGCCAGATCATGTCGGAAGACGACTACGCCGCCAAGTACGAAGAATACGGCGACGATTTCACCGCATTCATGGGCGCCGAAGGCATCCGTGAGCTGCTGCGCGCGATCGATATCGACCGCGATGCGGAAACTCTGCGTCAGGAATTGAAAGAGTCGAAGTCCGAAGCCAAGATCAAGAAATACGCCAAGCGCTTGAAAGTGCTGGAAGCGTTCCAGCGTTCGGGCATCAAGCCTGACTGGATGATCATGGAAGTGTTGCCGGTGCTGCCGCCTGAGTTGCGTCCGCTGGTGCCGCTGGATGGTGGCCGTTTCGCTACCTCCGACCTGAACGACCTGTATCGCCGCGTCATCAACCGTAACAACCGTCTGAAGCGCCTGATGGAATTGCGCGCTCCGGAAATCATCACCCGCAACGAAAAGCGGATGTTGCAGGAAGCGGTTGACTCGCTGCTGGACAATGGCCGTCGCGGTAAGGCAATGACTGGCGCCAACAAGCGTCCGCTGAAATCCCTGGCAGAAATGATCAAGGGTAAGGGCGGTCGTTTCCGTCAGAACTTGCTGGGTAAGCGCGTCGACTATTCCGGCCGTTCGGTGATCGTGGTGGGTCCACAGCTGAAACTGCATCAGTGCGGCTTGCCGAAACTGATGGCACTGGAACTGTTCAAGCCATTCATTTTCCACAAGCTGGAAGTGATGGGCATCGCCAGCACCATCAAGGCGGCCAAGAAGGAAGTTGAAAACCAGACTTCCGTGGTGTGGGACATCCTGGAAGACGTGATCCGCGAACATCCGGTCATGTTGAACCGCGCGCCTACATTGCACCGTCTGGGTATCCAGGCGTTCGAGCCGGTCCTGATCGAAGGCAAGGCAATCCAATTGCACCCGCTGGTCTGCGCCGCATTCAACGCCGACTTTGACGGCGACCAAATGGCGGTACACGTACCACTGTCGATCGAAGCACAGATGGAAGCGCGCACTTTGATGCTGGCTTCCAACAACATCCTGTTCCCATCGAACGGCGAACCGTCGATCGTGCCGTCGCAGGATATCGTGCTGGGTCTGTACTACGCCACCCGTGAGCAAATCAACGGCAAGGGCGAAGGCATGATGTTCCCTGACGTGTCGGAAGCCATCCGTGCCTACGACAACAAGGAAGTCGAGCTGACGACCCGCGTTACCGTGCGTATCACCGAGTATCCGAAGGATGCGGTTACAGGCGAATTCGTCAAGACCATCAAGCGTTACGAAACGACTGTCGGCCGTGCGATCCTGTCGGAAATCCTGCCTAAGGGCCTGCCATTCACCGTGCTGAACCGCGCGTTGAAGAAGAAGGAAATCTCGAAGCTGATCAACACTTCGTTCCGTAAGTGCGGCCTGCGCGCGACGGTGGTGTTTGCTGACCAGCTGATGCAGTCCGGTTTCCGCCTGGCGACCCGTGCCGGCATCTCGATCTGCGTGGACGACATGCTGGTGCCGCCACAAAAGGCGACCATCATCGCGACCGCGGAACAAGAAGTGAAGCAGATCGAACAGCAGTACTCGTCCGGTCTGGTGACTGCCGGCGAACGCTACAACAAGGTTGTGGACATCTGGGGCAAGGCCGGCGACGACGTCGGCAAGGCCATGATGGAGCAACTGAAGGTAGAAGACGTGGTCCGCCGCGACGGCACCAAGGGCACTCAGGAATCGTTCAACGCGATTTACATGATGGCCGACTCCGGTGCGCGCGGTTCCGCGGCACAGATTCGTCAGCTGGCCGGTATGCGTGGCCTGATGGCGAAACCGGATGGTTCGATTATCGAAACGCCGATCACCGCGAACTTCCGCGAAGGTCTGAACGTTTTGCAGTACTTTATTTCGACCCACGGTGCACGTAAAGGTCTGGCCGATACCGCGCTGAAGACAGCGAACTCGGGTTACCTGACACGTCGTCTGGTTGACGTGACCCAGGATCTGGTCGTGATCGAAGATGATTGCGGCACTTCCAACGGCGCCTCGATGAAGGCGATGGTTGAAGGCGGTGAAGTGATCGAAGCGCTGCGCGACCGTATCCTCGGCCGTGTTGCTGCCAACGATATCGTCAATCCGGAAACCCAGGGCACCTTGTACGAATCCGGTACTTTGCTGGACGAAGATGCAGTTGAAGAAATCGAACGCCTCGGCATCGATGAAGTCAAGGTCCGCACGCCGCTGACTTGCGACACACGCTACGGCCTGTGCGCGCAATGTTACGGTCGCGACCTGGGCCGCGGCTCGCTGGTCAACAACGGTGAAGCAGTCGGTGTGGTTGCTGCGCAGTCGATCGGTGAACCTGGTACCCAGCTGACCATGCGTACCTTCCACATCGGTGGTGCGGCATCGCGTTCGGCAGTGGCGTCCAGTGTCGAAGCCAAGTCCAACGGTACGGTCCGCTTCACGGCGACCATGCGTTACGTGACTAACGGCAAGGGCGAGCTGATCGTGATTTCCCGTTCCGGCGAAGTCCTGATCACTGACGACCACGGCCGTGAGCGTGAGCGTCATAAAGTACCTTACGGTGCTACCCTGATCGTCAAGGATGGCTTGACCATCAAGGCCGGTACGGCACTGGCGACATGGGATCCGCTGACCCGTCCGATCATTACCGAGTACACCGGTACTGTCCGCTTCGAGAACGTCGAAGAAGGTTCGACCGTGGCCCGTCAGATCGATGAAGTTACCGGTCTCTCGACTCTGGTGGTTATCGATGCGAAGCGTCGTGGTTCGGTCACCAAGACTGTTCGTCCACAGGTCAAGCTGTTGAACGAACAAGGCGAAGAAGTCAAGATCGCCGGTACTGAACACGCTGTGACGATCGGCTTCCAGGTTGGCGCGCTGATTACCGTGAAAGACGGTCAGCAAGTGCACGTTGGTGAAGTGCTGGCGCGTATCCCGACTGAATCGCAAAAGACTCGCGATATTACCGGTGGTCTGCCACGCGTTGCCGAGCTGTTCGAAGCACGTTCGCCTAAGGATGCAGGTATGCTGGCTGAAGTCACAGGTACTGTGGCCTTCGGTAAGGAAACCAAGGGTAAGCAGCGTCTGGAAATCACAGACATGGACGGCAACAAGCACGAGTTCCTGATTACCAAGGACAAGCAAGTGCTGGTGCATGACGGCCAAGTCGTGAACAAGGGTGAAATGATTGTCGACGGCCCAGCCGATCCGCAAGACATCCTGCGGCTGTTGGGTATCGAAGCACTGGCGCGCTACATCGTTGACGAAGTTCAGGACGTGTACCGCTTGCAAGGCGTGAAGATCAACGACAAGCACATCGAAGTGATCGTGCGCCAGATGTTGCGTCGCGTTCAGATCGTTGATGCCGGCGATGCGTCTTACATCACTGGCGAGCAGGTCGAGCGTTCGGAACTGCTAGACGAAAACGATCGCGTGATTGCAGCGGGCAAGATTCCTGCAACTTACGAAAACGTATTGCTGGGTATTACCAAGGCATCGCTGTCGACCGATTCGTTCATCTCGGCCGCATCGTTCCAGGAAACCACCCGCGTGTTGACCGAAGCCGCGATCATGGGCAAGAAAGACACGCTGCGCGGTTTGAAGGAAAACGTCATCGTCGGCCGTCTGATTCCAGCCGGCACCGGTCTCGCGTTCCACCGTGCACGCAAGGAAAAAGACAGCTGGGAAGCGGAAGAGCGCACAGCGCTGTTGCAATCCGAGCAGGCAGCACGCCTGGCGGCTGCGGAAGCACGCGCAGCTGAAGAGCTGGGTGCGCAAGAGAGCGGCGAAGCGTAATACGCTGCAGCGTAGCTGCAAGACAAAACGGCAGTGGATGAAAATCCACTGCCGTTTTTTTATGTCTGCAAGATCAGTCCGCCGTAACGCTGGCCGGCGACGCCATCAATCCTTTTGCTGGCGCATGGGCTTGCCGTTGTCGATCACTTCCCGGCAATCGCCCTTGAAAGTGGAATTGTCGTAATCGGTCCAGCCGTAGCTGTCGACGTAGCGCTTGTGTGGGCGCAGCTTGCTGCTCAGGAAGCTCCAATCCAGATGCTCGTCCGGATAGCGGATGTCGGCCAGGTCGAGCAGCGAATGGAAGACGTTTTCAGTCGTCATGCGCGCACGCTTGTGGCGCTGCAGCTGATCGACCTTGTCGGGATAGGATTGCTTATAGATGTCGGAATACCACATCAGCGCCGGGATATGGAATTCGAACTGGGTGTTGTGGCCGTGGAAGGCAATCTTGCAGCTGCCGTCGTACAAGGTCTGGCCGTGGTCTGAAAAATACATCATCGCGCTCAATTGCCTGGAATCCCGCAGCTGGCCGATGACCTGGGCCAGGAACCAGTCGACATAGCGGATCGAGTTGTCGTAGCTATTGCTTAGCGCCGGCTTGTTCGCCAGGTTGGTATAGGCCGGATGCTCGACGCCGAACAGGGAGGGCTGCCATTTGTCGAATTCCTGGGGATAGCGATGGCTGTAATTCCAGTGGTTGCCGAGCGTGTGCAGCACGATCAGCTTTTTCGGCGCCGGATCGGCCATGGCTTTTTGCAGTTGCGGCAACAGGATCGCATCCAGATTCGAGGCATCGGTAAAGCCGCCTAGATTCAGGAATTGCACCACATCCGCCTCGTTGGCGAAGACCGAGACCGGGGTATCGAACTTGCCGTAGGACATCTGGTTCGAGATCCAGTAGGTCTTGAAGCCGGCTTCCTTATAGCCGGTGATGAACGATTTTTCGGCAAAGCCGGCCTTCAGGCTCTCGGTGGCCGGCTTGCGCGAGACCATAACCGGCACCGACAGCCGGGTAGCCGAGACCGAGGTAATCACATCCGAGAAACTGACCAGGTTGCTTTCCTTGCCGAGCAGGGGATTGGTGTCGCGCTGATAGCCGTTCAGGCTCCAGCGGTCGTAGCGCGACGATTCGCCGATCACCATGACCACGATTTGCGGCGTGTCCTGATGGCTGGCCTGATGCGCGCCGAAATGGAACTGGCTGTTCTTGTGTTCGAGGTCGTCCAGGTATTCCCGTTCTTTCCAGAAATCGTAGCCGCGCACTGCCAGACCGAAGGGCCAGGTGCGGCTGACCGGTTCCGCTTCCAGCGGCGTCGCCGCCCAGGTCGGCAGCTTGCCGAAGTGCAGGCCCGGGCTGGCCGCCAGGCTGCTACCTGTGGCACTGCCGGGCGCTGGCTGAACCCCGATCTCCTGTCCATATAACCAGACGCATAGGCCGACAGCAAGTACTAACCAACCGAACCAGCGCGAGGGTCCTTCCAGATCCAGGTCGCGGGTGCGGGCGGCCGCCAGCCAGCTGAGCGCCCACCACAGCACGACCAGCGCAAGAATCAGCGCCAGCCACCAGATCTTGTCGCCCAGGAACTCCAGCGCTTCGCCTGGACTGGTTTCGGCAATGATGCCGAGATGATGGGTAGAGATGCCCTGGCCGTAGAATTTGCGTAGGTAGAGCTCGGTCGGCAGCGCAAGAAAGGCGGGGATCAACAGCCAGTGAAACCAGGCGGGGCGCTTGAAAATCGACCAGATCACCAGCCACAGCGCCATTTCGGTGGCAATGATGCGGGCTGGATGATCTACCGCCTGCCCGAACAGCAAGGGTACGAAGGGAACTAGGGACAAGGCCAGGTAGGTAACCAGCACGAACAGGTTTTTGCGGCGAAACAAGGCAGGCATCATGGTGGGGGAGGATAGTTGAATCCCATTATCCCGTAAAGCTGGCGCCGGGAATCGCGCCATATGAGATATAGGCAGGCGTCGCGTTGGCGGAATGGCCGATATGGCAACAATCCCGCTTGCCGGACTGTTGCGTTTACGGGGTGGTCATCACAGACAGCGGTTGACTGCCAGGCATCATAGGGATATACTCGCGGGTTCTCGATTGTAGGCTCTATGGGCCGAACGTTCTTTGGTCTGCTTCCGCTTTCTTATAGCGCGTTCCTCCTCTACTGCTGAATCGAATTGTGCGCAGGTGTTGTGCGATTCGCATGATTCCTTGTGCAAGTATCTGTCCAATCCCGGACAACCGATTTCGGGATTGTTGTTATTAACGTCGTAATTTTGTTGGATATATAACGATGCCAACCATCAATCAATTGATTCGCCAGCCGCGCGTTTCTGCGGTCGTAAAGAGCAAATCACCAGCGCTGGAAAACAGCCCGCAAAAACGCGGCGTTTGCACCCGCGTTTATACGACAACTCCAAAGAAGCCTAACTCGGCTTTGCGTAAAGTTGCCAAAGTTCGCCTGACCAACGGTTTCGAAGTCATTTCGTACATCGGCGGTGAAGGCCATAACCTGCAAGAACATAGTGTCGTGCTGTTGCGCGGCGGCCGTGTAAAAGACTTGCCGGGTGTGCGTTACCACATGGTTCGCGGTGCACTGGATACCCAGGGCGTCA
The sequence above is a segment of the Collimonas sp. PA-H2 genome. Coding sequences within it:
- the rpoC gene encoding DNA-directed RNA polymerase subunit beta', yielding MKALLDLFKQVQQNEQFDSIKIGLASPEKIRSWSYGEVKKPETINYRTFKPERDGLFCAKIFGPIKDYECLCGKYKRLKHRGVICEKCGVEVTLAKVRRERMGHIELASPTAHIWFLKSLPSRLGMVLDMTLRDIERVLYFEAYVITDPGMTPLKRCQIMSEDDYAAKYEEYGDDFTAFMGAEGIRELLRAIDIDRDAETLRQELKESKSEAKIKKYAKRLKVLEAFQRSGIKPDWMIMEVLPVLPPELRPLVPLDGGRFATSDLNDLYRRVINRNNRLKRLMELRAPEIITRNEKRMLQEAVDSLLDNGRRGKAMTGANKRPLKSLAEMIKGKGGRFRQNLLGKRVDYSGRSVIVVGPQLKLHQCGLPKLMALELFKPFIFHKLEVMGIASTIKAAKKEVENQTSVVWDILEDVIREHPVMLNRAPTLHRLGIQAFEPVLIEGKAIQLHPLVCAAFNADFDGDQMAVHVPLSIEAQMEARTLMLASNNILFPSNGEPSIVPSQDIVLGLYYATREQINGKGEGMMFPDVSEAIRAYDNKEVELTTRVTVRITEYPKDAVTGEFVKTIKRYETTVGRAILSEILPKGLPFTVLNRALKKKEISKLINTSFRKCGLRATVVFADQLMQSGFRLATRAGISICVDDMLVPPQKATIIATAEQEVKQIEQQYSSGLVTAGERYNKVVDIWGKAGDDVGKAMMEQLKVEDVVRRDGTKGTQESFNAIYMMADSGARGSAAQIRQLAGMRGLMAKPDGSIIETPITANFREGLNVLQYFISTHGARKGLADTALKTANSGYLTRRLVDVTQDLVVIEDDCGTSNGASMKAMVEGGEVIEALRDRILGRVAANDIVNPETQGTLYESGTLLDEDAVEEIERLGIDEVKVRTPLTCDTRYGLCAQCYGRDLGRGSLVNNGEAVGVVAAQSIGEPGTQLTMRTFHIGGAASRSAVASSVEAKSNGTVRFTATMRYVTNGKGELIVISRSGEVLITDDHGRERERHKVPYGATLIVKDGLTIKAGTALATWDPLTRPIITEYTGTVRFENVEEGSTVARQIDEVTGLSTLVVIDAKRRGSVTKTVRPQVKLLNEQGEEVKIAGTEHAVTIGFQVGALITVKDGQQVHVGEVLARIPTESQKTRDITGGLPRVAELFEARSPKDAGMLAEVTGTVAFGKETKGKQRLEITDMDGNKHEFLITKDKQVLVHDGQVVNKGEMIVDGPADPQDILRLLGIEALARYIVDEVQDVYRLQGVKINDKHIEVIVRQMLRRVQIVDAGDASYITGEQVERSELLDENDRVIAAGKIPATYENVLLGITKASLSTDSFISAASFQETTRVLTEAAIMGKKDTLRGLKENVIVGRLIPAGTGLAFHRARKEKDSWEAEERTALLQSEQAARLAAAEARAAEELGAQESGEA
- a CDS encoding phosphoethanolamine transferase, yielding MPALFRRKNLFVLVTYLALSLVPFVPLLFGQAVDHPARIIATEMALWLVIWSIFKRPAWFHWLLIPAFLALPTELYLRKFYGQGISTHHLGIIAETSPGEALEFLGDKIWWLALILALVVLWWALSWLAAARTRDLDLEGPSRWFGWLVLAVGLCVWLYGQEIGVQPAPGSATGSSLAASPGLHFGKLPTWAATPLEAEPVSRTWPFGLAVRGYDFWKEREYLDDLEHKNSQFHFGAHQASHQDTPQIVVMVIGESSRYDRWSLNGYQRDTNPLLGKESNLVSFSDVITSVSATRLSVPVMVSRKPATESLKAGFAEKSFITGYKEAGFKTYWISNQMSYGKFDTPVSVFANEADVVQFLNLGGFTDASNLDAILLPQLQKAMADPAPKKLIVLHTLGNHWNYSHRYPQEFDKWQPSLFGVEHPAYTNLANKPALSNSYDNSIRYVDWFLAQVIGQLRDSRQLSAMMYFSDHGQTLYDGSCKIAFHGHNTQFEFHIPALMWYSDIYKQSYPDKVDQLQRHKRARMTTENVFHSLLDLADIRYPDEHLDWSFLSSKLRPHKRYVDSYGWTDYDNSTFKGDCREVIDNGKPMRQQKD
- the rpsL gene encoding 30S ribosomal protein S12, with translation MPTINQLIRQPRVSAVVKSKSPALENSPQKRGVCTRVYTTTPKKPNSALRKVAKVRLTNGFEVISYIGGEGHNLQEHSVVLLRGGRVKDLPGVRYHMVRGALDTQGVKDRKQARSKYGAKRAKAAKK